A genome region from Panicum virgatum strain AP13 chromosome 4K, P.virgatum_v5, whole genome shotgun sequence includes the following:
- the LOC120704313 gene encoding cytochrome P450 716A1-like — protein MEWSRNPTRQLLLQIWSSANLLIGAMDVTPAMLAAAVAVLAVVASLPVLLRLLSASTGGKKTKLPLPPGPFGLPFIGQTLSLVRALRANTADDWLRRCVAAYGPVSRLSLFGCPTAFLVGPAANKFIFASAAVTAKTPESLARMVGRRTIREVVGDEHRRVRAMMVQFLRVDAVKRYVASMDGEVRRHLDEEWRGRGTVAVMPAMKLLTFDVMCTAIFGLGRDAVRRELWTEFQQLVRGIWAVPVNLPFTTYSRCLAASRRGRHAVAGVIQERRAKLERGESAPSSDVVTNMLAEGLPDEEIIDNVMFLMVAAHDTTAALLTFLIRQLEADKDAYDKVVHEQEEIARSKAPGEALSWEDLVRMRYTWAAAMETLRMVPPVFSMMRKTVADVEYGGYLIPEGWQVIHAANMTQWDPAIFPEPGRFDPARFENPSGVPPFAFVPFGGGARVCPGNEFARVETLVAVHYIVTRFRWKLAAGCDRSFSRFPLPYPSQGLLIDIEPIQK, from the exons ATGGAGTGGAGCAGAAACCCAACAAGGCAGCTACTACTGCAAATCTGGTCCTCTGCAAATCTCTTGATCGGAGCAATGGATGTTACTCCGGCGATGTTGGCGGCTGCAGTCGCAGTCCTCGCCGTTGTTGCATCGCTCCCAGTACTGCTGCGCCTCCTCTCTGCCAGCACCGGCGGCAAGAAGACGAAGCTCCCACTGCCTCCCGGTCCATTTGGTCTACCTTTCATCGGGCAGACGCTCAGCCTGGTCCGCGCCCTCCGCGCCAACAccgccgacgactggctccggcGCTGCGTTGCCGCGTACGGCCCCGTGTCGCGGCTGTCCCTCTTCGGCTGCCCGACGGCCTTCCTCGTCGGCCCCGCCGCCAACAAGTTCATCTTCGCCAGCGCCGCGGTGACCGCCAAGACACCCGAGTCCTTGGCCCGGATGGTCGGCCGACGGACGATCAGGGAGGTGGTCGGCGACGAGCACCGCCGCGTCAGGGCCATGATGGTCCAGTTCCTCAGGGTGGACGCCGTCAAGAGGTACGTCGCCAGCATGGACGGCGAGGTCCGGCGCCACCTCGACGAGGAGTGGCGCGGCCGGGGCACCGTGGCCGTGATGCCAGCCATGAAGCTGCTCACGTTCGACGTCATGTGCACAGCCATCTTCGGCCTCGGGAGGGACGCCGTCCGGCGGGAGCTCTGGACGGAGTTCCAGCAGCTGGTGAGGGGCATCTGGGCGGTCCCGGTGAACCTTCCCTTCACCACCTACAGCCGGTGCCTCGCGGCGAGCCGCCGCGGGCGGCACGCCGTCGCTGGGGTCATCCAGGAGAGGAGGGCCAAGCTGGAGCGCGGGGAGAGCGCGCCGTCCAGCGACGTGGTCACCAACATGCTCGCGGAGGGTCTTCCTGACGAGGAGATCATCGACAACGTCATGTTTCTCATGGTCGCCGCGCacgacaccaccgccgccctcctcaCCTTCCTCATCCGGCAGCTCGAGGCCGACAAGGATGCCTACGACAAAGTTGTCCACG agcaagaagagatcgcGCGGAGCAAGGCGCCCGGGGAGGCTCTGTCGTGGGAGGACCTCGTCAGGATGCGGTAcacctgggcggcggcgatggagacgCTGCGGATGGTCCCGCCGGTGTTCAGCATGATGAGGAAGACGGTGGCCGACGTCGAGTACGGCGGCTACCTGATCCCCGAAGGGTGGCAGGTGATCCACGCCGCCAACATGACGCAGTGGGACCCGGCCATCTTCCCGGAGCCCGGCAGGTTCGACCCGGCGCGGTTCGAGAACCCGTCGGGGGTACCGCCCTTCGCCTTCGTGccgttcggcggcggcgcgcgcgtctGCCCCGGGAACGAGTTCGCCAGGGTGGAGACGCTGGTGGCCGTGCACTACATCGTGACGCGCTTCAGGtggaagctcgccgccggctgcgACCGCAGCTTCTCCAGGTTCCCGCTGCCGTACCCGTCCCAGGGCCTCCTCATCGACATTGAGCCTATTCAGAAATGA